In Streptomyces sp. NBC_01381, the sequence GGACAGCGTCGAGAACACCACCGGCATATAGCCCTCGCTGAAGGACGGACCCGCGCCCGTACCCGCGAAGACCGTCTCCGTCACGGCGTACAGCTCCACATCCAGCGCCGGCGAGAAGTCCTTCATGCCGTCCACGAACTCGTAGACCAGGTGGGGCGCGCCGTCTCGCTCGGAGACGGTGATGACGACACCCGCGCGCTTGTACGTGCCGACGTACCGGGAGAAGTCCACCTCCGGTGCCTGCGCGGGCGGTTCGAAGGCGTCCGGCATCCGCACGCCCGCAAGATCGCCGAGCAGCTCGCGGAAGAGGGCGGCGTAGAGCTCGCGGGCGCCGCCCCCGTTGGTGAGGAGCGAGACGACCACGCCCGCGTGCGGGACGACGCGCAGGTAGCCGTACTGGCCGATCGCCGCGCCGTCGTGGCCGTAGCCCGCGATGCCATCCCAGTCGTAGAGGGTCCAGCCGAGGCCCCAACCGTCCGCGCTGACCGTCCACTTGTCGGGTACGTCGACCACGCGGCGCTGCATCTCCTCGACGGCCCGGGCGCTCAGCAGCCGGGTCCCGTCGGGGGCCGTGCCACCGTCGAGGTGCATCTTGGCCAGCCGCGCCACGTCACCGGCGGAGACGAGGACCCTGCCGTACGGGCCCGCCGAGCGCGGCATCAGGTCCCAGGCGGGGGCCGGGTCCGGGTCCTGGCCCGGCTCCCCGAGGTGGCTCATCGCGACGCGGTACGAGAGCGCCTCCTCGGGCAGCGTCATGGAGCGTTCGAGGGCGAGGGGGGCGAAGAGGCGGTCCTTCAGGGCCTGGTCCCAGGTCAGGCCCGTCAGGACCTCGATGATGCGGCCGAGGACGTTGTAGGCGATGCCGCTGTAGGAGATCGCGGTGCCCGGGCGGCAGTCCATGGCCACGCCCTTGGCGGCCTCGACGTACCGGGCGAGACAGTCGTCGCCGCGCCCCGCGTCGTAGGTGAAATCACACGTCAACCCGCTGGTGTGGGAGAGGAGTTGGCGGGTGGTGATGGTGCGCGTCGCGTCCTCGTCGGCCGCCTCGAACTCCGGGAGGATCTCCTTCACCGGCGCGTCCAGGTCCAGTTCGCCCGCGTCGGCGAGGCGCATGATCAGCGTCGCCGTGTAGACCTTGGCGATCGAACCGGACTGGAACACCGAGTCCGTGGTCACCTCCACGCCGGTCCCGCGGTGCAGCACACCGCTCGCCAGCTCGTGGATCTCCCCGTCGACGAGCACCGCGAGTGCCGCTCCCGGCACGTGGTGGGCGGCACGCAGCTCGTCGAAGCGGGCCTGCCAGTACTCAAGGTCGAACTTCTTCCCGGGGGCGGTCTGCTGCTCCGACACGTGCGACATGGGGGCTCCTCTTCGAGGCGATGGTCGACTGATGCGTACAGTTGCGTACGGCGTGCTCTTGTTGCGAACACTGTACGCATGGACTGTACGCATGGAGGATCGTCGTACGCAAGATGCGCACAGCGTGCGCGACGGCTACCGTGGGACGCCGGAAACTCACGAGGAGGCCCCATGCCCGCCGCCGAGAAGCCGATCGCCTCGGTCTGGACCCGCCCGCGCCGCGGGCGTGAGCAGCTGAGCCGCGAGCAGATCGTGGCCGAGGCCGTCCGGCTCCTCGACGCGGACGGCCTGGAATCGCTCAGCATGCGCAAGCTCGGCACCCGCCTCGACGCGGGCGCCACCTCGCTCTACCGGCACGTGGCCAACAAGGACGAGCTGATCGAGCTGGTCGTGGACGAGGTCTACGGAGAGCTGGACTTCCCCGCCGCGGACACGGCGGACTGGCGGACGGCTGCCGCCCGCAGCGCCCAGAGCCTGCGCGCGATGATCCTGCGCCACCCCTGGGTCGCCTCCGTGCTCGGCCAGGTCGGCCTCATCCACCTCGGCCCGAACGTGACGCGGATGTCGGAGCGGATGACCTCCGTGTACGCGGCAGCCGGCTTCCCCCCGGACGAGACCGGGCAGGCCATGCGCACCGTCATCGCGTACGTCATCGGCATGGCGACCAGCGAGGCCGCGTATCTGTCGCTGATCGCCCGAAGCGGCGTGAGCGAGCAGGAGTTCGCACAGAACCTGCCATCCGACAAGGGCGGGAGCGAAGACGGAGACAGGGACGGGGACCCGCAGGTCGGGAATCCGGAGCGGGCCCGCGACGAGGGCTTCGACTACGGGCTCCAGCGCGTGCTCGACGGGCTCGAGGTGCGCCTCGGTCGCGCCACGCCCTGAACGCGTACGGGGACTCAGGGTGATCTAAGTCATGCGGGGAGGCGGCGTGACTTGACGCCGTCTTCACATTTTCCTACGTAGGCTTCACGGTATGGCCACGACTCCCTCCCCCGACCGGCGACGCACCGCCGACGAGGTCAACGAGGAGATCCGTGCGCTCTGGCTGCACGCGGGCGGACGGCTCCGCCCCGACGAGCGCCTGGTGTACGAGCGGCTTGTCACCGAATGGGCCGAGGCCGAAGCCCACGCCTCACGGGCACCCGCCGCCTGAGAAGTATCCCGGCAGCCGTTGTCAGTGGCGGCTGTCACACTCGGCCGCATGACCGAAGAAGCGGGCAGCGGCAGTCACAGCGACACACCAACATCCCTGCACTACGCGCCCCGTTGGAGCGGTGACACCCGCCGGCCGCCGCCCGGCGTGGGCGGTGAGCGGGAGGCGCTGACGACCTCCCTGGACTGGCACCGCGCCACCTTCGAGCTCAAGTGCGCGGGCCTGACCCAGGAGCAGCTCTCCCAGCGGGCGGTGTCCCCCTCCGGGATGTCGCTGCACGGGCTCGTGCGGCATCTGGCCGGGGTCGAGCGGTGGTGGTTCCGCATCCAGCTCTCGGGCGAGGACGTCCCGTTGCTCTACTACTCGGACGACGCCCCGGACCAGGACTTCGGCGACCTCACCGGCGACGCCCGGGAGGCCTTCGCCGTCTGGCACACCGAGTGCGAGCGCTCGCGGCGGATCGTCGATGCGGCCGGATCGCTGGACGTGACGGGCATCCGCAGGTCCACCGGTGAGCCGGTCTCGCTGCGCAGGGTCCTGATCAACATGATCGAGGAGTACGCGCGACACAACGGGCACGCGGACCTGCTGAGGGAGCGGATCGACGGGGCCACGGGGATGTAAGACCGCGGCATGCACCGCCGCCTGCCCTGCCTACGCGCCCAGCGCCCCCGCGTCCCCCATCACGACCACCGGCTTCCGCGCCGGGTCCAGGCTCCGCAGCAGCTCCTTCATCCGCGCCTTCGGCAGCGACACGCAGCCCTGCGTCGGGCCCCCGTGGTCCACGTGCAGCCAGATGCCGCCGCCACGCCCCGCACCCAACGGGCGCGTCCAGTCCAGCGGGGTCCTGCCCGGCTCGCGGTTGTAGTTGATGGCGATGACGTAGTCGAAGGAGCCGGCCAGCGGCTCGCCCTTGAAGCCCGTGCCGCGCGCGGTGAAGGCCGGGCCCTGGTCGTAGGGGAAGCGGGTTCCGGGGTCCGGGAGGAGGCCGCCCGCGTCGGTCAGGCCGTAGACGCCGACGGGGGATTTGCGGTCGCCCTGCACGTGGCGTGATGTCCAGCCCCGTAACCCGTTGTGCGCGGGCCAGGGGTCCGACGCCGGGCGCCAACCGGAAGCATCGGAGGGGGACTTGCGCGTGTAGAGCATCGCCGTCGCTCGGTTCGCGTCGGGGGCCTCGCCCGTGACGACCAGGGCCTGGGTCGAGGAAGCGGGTATGCGGGACCGGGTCTTCGGCCCCAACGCCGGGATCTCGCGGGGCCGTTCGGGGGTGGTCGTGTGGCTCGTCCCGGGCGCCTCGCTGACCGTCACCGCCTCACCGCTCTGGCGCCCGCCGGCCTGCGCGCCGGTTCCGCACGCGGTGAGCAGCGAGGTGAGCAGCAGGGTGAGTGCCGCGCCTGCGGCGGCGTACGCGGTGGGGTACGCGGCAGCGTGAGGGCGTCTGGAAGAAGGCATGCGGGTCTCCTGGGATGTCGCGCGAAAACAAGGGTGCGGGGGGCGCTACGGGCCTGGGTGCGGAGTGTCCGGTGAGCGTCAGGTCTTCGCCGGGGCCGTTGCCGGCGGTGAGCCCTCCGAGCCGAAATGCGCCGACCCGATGATCCGGTTCGCCTCGGCCAGGCGGGGCTTCGAGTCGCCCGGGGCCAGGCACAGGTTCGCCACGATCACTCGCCCCGGCTCCGGGGATTCGAGCACGGCCGTGAAGCTGAGCCCTCCCCCCGCCAGCGCACAGGACTTCCGCAAGGTCCCACTCGTGAACCGGGGCGGATTCGTCGCTCTCTTGTCGAGGCCGCCCTCCTTGTCGGAACGCAGTACGAGCAGCGCGCCGTCCTCCGGGTCGATACGGTCCAGCGGGTTGCACCAGCCGCCCGGCTCGTCGGGCTTGCACGGCTGCTTGTACGGGGTGAGCCGCTGCGTGCCGGCGAAGCCGAACGGCGGGCTCTTCGTCCTGTCGTCCGCGGGGACCGCAAGCGCCTGCCAGTCCGCCGGGAGACGCAGGGTCAGGCCACCGCCCAACTCCCGGTAGGTGACGTCCCGTTCACCCGCGCTCGGGCTGCTCGGCGGTGTCGCCGCCGGCGGTACCACCTCCGGGTCGGACGACGGCCGCAGCGCCTGCGGCATCAGCACCCCGGCGAGGGCGAGCCCCGCCACCGAGGCCGCCGCCCCCGCCGCGATCCTGCGCCTGCGGCTGCGCGCGGCACGCTCGCGCACGCGGGCAAGGCGTGAGGCGGGGGCCTGCGGGCGCGGGACCGCCCGCTCAAGGAACACCGTCAGCTCGCGTTCCTCGTCGTACGCGTCATGGGTGTCCTCGTCGTACGTGTCAGGGGCGTCCTCACTCACAGCGGTCCGCCTCCCTCGCCGGCAGCGCGGCACGCAGCGTGCGCAGCGCCTTCGCCGACTGGCTCTTCACCGTGCCCGGAGTACAGCCGAGGATTCCGGCCGTCTCGTCCACGCCGAGGTCCTCGAAGTAGCGAAGGACCACCACCGCCCGCTGTCTCGGCGGCAGCCGCCGCACGGCAGCGGCGAGCGACTGCTCCAGGTCCACACCCTCGTACACGTCCACCTCGCCTGCCCGCTCGGGCAGTTCGCCGTGCGGGACCTCCGCCCGCCAGTGCCGGCGCCACCACGAGGTGTGGGTGTTGACGAGGACCTTGCGTACGTACGCCTCCGGATGCTCCTGGCCGATCCGCCGCCACTTCGGCCAGACCTTCGCGAGCGCCGTCTGCAGCAGGTCCTCCGCGAGATGCGCGTCGCCCGTGAGCAGCCACGCCATCCGCAGCAGCCGCGGCCCACTGGCGGCGACGAACTCCTCGAACTCGAAGCCGCCACCTCGCATCGCATCCCCGCCGTTCTCCTCGGTCTCCCATATCCGTGGAACGCGATGGGCCGCCGATCAGGTTGCCCGCCCCCGAAAGGAGAGTCGCCCGCCCCCGGAAAGAGAAGAGGGGCCCGGAACCTTTTGGTTCCGGGCCCCGCACCTCACCGCGCCTGCGCCCAGGCCTACGACGTACCGTCGTGCGTCTCGTCCGGGTCGACCCCCATCGTGAGCGAGCCGACCACGCCCCTCTCGATGCGCCCCTTGCGGTACTTGAGCTTCAGGAGGCCGTCCTGCGTGCCGCCTCCGCCGTAGATCGTGTCCTCGTCGAGCGTCGTGCGTTCCGTCGTGCTCGTGGAGTACGGGGCCCCCTCGGCGGAGGCGAGGACCGCCGTCTCCGCGAAGAAGAACTGGCCCGTGTGGCAGGTGTGGCCGCCCTCGTAGCCGTCGTCCGTCATCTTGCCGCCGACGTGCACCTTGGTGTGGATGTGCACGGCACGGCCCCGGTACCAGCCGGGGAAGACCGTCTTGAACTCCACATGGCCGCTGTTGTCGGTGAGCTGCGTGCCCCGCAGGTAGCGCTCGTCGTCCGTCGGCGCCTCGTGGCCGCCGCCTCCGCCGCCTCCACCGGGGCCGCCGGACGGGGGCGTGCCCGTGGGAGTGCCGGAGGGAGTCCCGGTCGGCTCACCGCTGGGCGGGGTCCCGCCGCCCCCGCCGCTCAGCGACTCGTACCCCGAATAGATCCCCAGCGCGTCGCAGTGCCAGATGTCCACCGCCGCGCGCTTCAGCGGCTTGCAGGTGTCGGAGTCGATCACCTTGAGGCGCAGGGTGAAGGGGATGCCTTCGCGGTCCTCGGTGATGTCCTTCCGGATCTTGTCGGCGTCGATGTAGTACGGGCCCTCAGTCGTCTCGCCGGTCAGGCGGTAGCAGGCCTCGGCCGCCGAAGCCGTCGCCGAACCCGTCGCCGAACCGGTCGCCGAGGAACCCGCCTCCGCCGTGCCCTCCGCGTTCGCGCTCACCGCCACCGCGCCGCCGATCCCGACCGCCGCCACCGCGGCCCCGCTCGCGACCAGGACCTTGCGGCGCGTCAAGTCCCGTTTGTGGGCCGGACCTTGGGGTGTGATCGTCCGTTGCGGCTCGTCTCGTTCGCTGTTCTCCGTCATGGGCCTGGACGCTAGGGACCTCACCTGTCACAGACGTGTGCGCCGGCTGTGTGTACACACAGCAATGCGTACACACAGCAATGCGTACGCGGTCGCAGGGCACGCATCACGACGTACGCGCCAACTCCCGCCCACCCCCAGCCAGCTCCCTCCCCAGCCGCGTAGCCGCATGCAGCACCACGCCACCCTCCCGCGTACTGCTGACGAGCCCCGCATCCCGCAGCGCCGCCGCATGCCGGCTCGCGCTCGCCACCGATACACCTATCCGCAGGGCCAGTTCACTCGTCGAGTAGGGGTGGACCAGAGCCCGGATCGCCAGCGCGCGCGTGCGCCCGAGCACCGGCGTGAGGCCGTCCGTACCGTCCGTACCGGCAGCGGCACGCGGCCCCGCGCCGGTGACCGGATAGACAAGCACCGGCGGCAGTTCGGGGTCGATCAGCGTCACCGGCGTCGCGCAGAAGAAGGACGGGACGAGGGTGATGCCCCGGCCCGCGAGGTGCAGGTCACGGTCGACCGGATAGTCGGTGGTCAGCACCGGCCACGCCCACCGGACCGACGGCGAGAGGACCCCGAGCAGCTTGCCGATCCCACCGTCCAGGACCCGCCGCCCGCACACCGCCCGCTCAGCGAGGACCGTCTCGTCGAGCTCGGGCAGGCAGGGGCGAAGGAGTTCGCGGTGGTACACGGCGAGCGCGTCGAGCAGCTCCCGGCTCCGCTCGCGGTCGCCGTCTGCCAACTGACGTATCCATAAGGGGCGTTCGCGTACGCGGAAGACCGAGGCGAGGTCGTCGGCGAACATCCGGCCGCCGCCCCCCGCGATCACGTCGAGCGCGTCGGCGAAGTCCAACTGCCCCGGCGGCGTGAGGAAGTCGGGGAAGTCTCCGCGCGCCGGCACGAGCGTCGTCAGGGTGTGCAGCACGCTCCGCAGATCCCGCCTGCCCAGACGGTCGCGTACGTGGCCGAGCCAGGGCCTGCAGCGTGCGGTGCGCCGTGGCGCCTGGAGCCGGTGGAGGCTGATCGTCAGCTCCCACATGATGTCCGGGCGCGCCGCGACCGTCGTACGCGCCAGGTCCTCTGCCGTGAAGTGGATACGCAGCGCCATGCCGTCCCCCGACCATGGTTATGCGAGTGTGCGGGCTGTCACGGTAAGTGGCGCCGATAAACGACTGATGGACGCGAAGGGCCCCGGGACCGTGCCGGTCCCGGGGCCCAACTGGCCGAAGCCCAGGCTTACTTGTCCGCGTCACCCTTGCCGGAGGCGACCGGCTTGCGCAGCGCGATGTTCAGCTCGCGAAGGCGCGACTCCTCCAGCTCGGAGGGGGCGCCCATCATCAGGTCCTGCGCGTTGCCGTTCAGCGGGAACGCGATGGTCTCGCGGATGTTCGGCTCGTCCGCGAGGAGCATCACGATGCGGTCGACGCCGGGGGCGATGCCGCCGTGCGGCGGGGCGCCGAGGCGGAAGGCGCGGAGCATGCCCGCGAACTCCTGCTCGACCGTCTCGCGCTCGTAGCCCGCGATCTCGAAGGCCTTCAGCATGACCTCGGGCTCGTGGTTACGGATGGCGCCGGAGGACAGCTCGATGCCGTTGCAGACGATGTCGTACTGCCAGGCGAGGATGTCCAGCGGGTCCTTCTCCTCCAGGTCCTTCATGCCGCCCTGGGGCATCGAGAAGGGGTTGTGGGAGAAGTCGATCTTGCCGGTGTCCTCGTCCTTCTCGTACATCGGGAAGTCGACGATCCAGCAGAAGCGGAAGACGCCCTCTTCGAAGTGGCCCGCGCGCTTGGCGGCCTCGACCCGGACGGCCGACATGATCTTGGAGACCTCGTCGAACTCGCCCGCACCGAAGAAGACGGCGTAGCCGGGGGCCAGCGAGAGGCGCTTGGTGAGCTCCTCCAC encodes:
- a CDS encoding serine hydrolase, whose translation is MSHVSEQQTAPGKKFDLEYWQARFDELRAAHHVPGAALAVLVDGEIHELASGVLHRGTGVEVTTDSVFQSGSIAKVYTATLIMRLADAGELDLDAPVKEILPEFEAADEDATRTITTRQLLSHTSGLTCDFTYDAGRGDDCLARYVEAAKGVAMDCRPGTAISYSGIAYNVLGRIIEVLTGLTWDQALKDRLFAPLALERSMTLPEEALSYRVAMSHLGEPGQDPDPAPAWDLMPRSAGPYGRVLVSAGDVARLAKMHLDGGTAPDGTRLLSARAVEEMQRRVVDVPDKWTVSADGWGLGWTLYDWDGIAGYGHDGAAIGQYGYLRVVPHAGVVVSLLTNGGGARELYAALFRELLGDLAGVRMPDAFEPPAQAPEVDFSRYVGTYKRAGVVITVSERDGAPHLVYEFVDGMKDFSPALDVELYAVTETVFAGTGAGPSFSEGYMPVVFSTLSDGTECCYIGMRAAPKVS
- a CDS encoding SigE family RNA polymerase sigma factor; this translates as MRGGGFEFEEFVAASGPRLLRMAWLLTGDAHLAEDLLQTALAKVWPKWRRIGQEHPEAYVRKVLVNTHTSWWRRHWRAEVPHGELPERAGEVDVYEGVDLEQSLAAAVRRLPPRQRAVVVLRYFEDLGVDETAGILGCTPGTVKSQSAKALRTLRAALPAREADRCE
- a CDS encoding TetR/AcrR family transcriptional regulator; the protein is MPAAEKPIASVWTRPRRGREQLSREQIVAEAVRLLDADGLESLSMRKLGTRLDAGATSLYRHVANKDELIELVVDEVYGELDFPAADTADWRTAAARSAQSLRAMILRHPWVASVLGQVGLIHLGPNVTRMSERMTSVYAAAGFPPDETGQAMRTVIAYVIGMATSEAAYLSLIARSGVSEQEFAQNLPSDKGGSEDGDRDGDPQVGNPERARDEGFDYGLQRVLDGLEVRLGRATP
- a CDS encoding DinB family protein: MTEEAGSGSHSDTPTSLHYAPRWSGDTRRPPPGVGGEREALTTSLDWHRATFELKCAGLTQEQLSQRAVSPSGMSLHGLVRHLAGVERWWFRIQLSGEDVPLLYYSDDAPDQDFGDLTGDAREAFAVWHTECERSRRIVDAAGSLDVTGIRRSTGEPVSLRRVLINMIEEYARHNGHADLLRERIDGATGM
- a CDS encoding intradiol ring-cleavage dioxygenase yields the protein MTENSERDEPQRTITPQGPAHKRDLTRRKVLVASGAAVAAVGIGGAVAVSANAEGTAEAGSSATGSATGSATASAAEACYRLTGETTEGPYYIDADKIRKDITEDREGIPFTLRLKVIDSDTCKPLKRAAVDIWHCDALGIYSGYESLSGGGGGTPPSGEPTGTPSGTPTGTPPSGGPGGGGGGGGHEAPTDDERYLRGTQLTDNSGHVEFKTVFPGWYRGRAVHIHTKVHVGGKMTDDGYEGGHTCHTGQFFFAETAVLASAEGAPYSTSTTERTTLDEDTIYGGGGTQDGLLKLKYRKGRIERGVVGSLTMGVDPDETHDGTS
- a CDS encoding helix-turn-helix transcriptional regulator, which codes for MALRIHFTAEDLARTTVAARPDIMWELTISLHRLQAPRRTARCRPWLGHVRDRLGRRDLRSVLHTLTTLVPARGDFPDFLTPPGQLDFADALDVIAGGGGRMFADDLASVFRVRERPLWIRQLADGDRERSRELLDALAVYHRELLRPCLPELDETVLAERAVCGRRVLDGGIGKLLGVLSPSVRWAWPVLTTDYPVDRDLHLAGRGITLVPSFFCATPVTLIDPELPPVLVYPVTGAGPRAAAGTDGTDGLTPVLGRTRALAIRALVHPYSTSELALRIGVSVASASRHAAALRDAGLVSSTREGGVVLHAATRLGRELAGGGRELARTS
- a CDS encoding L,D-transpeptidase family protein, which produces MPSSRRPHAAAYPTAYAAAGAALTLLLTSLLTACGTGAQAGGRQSGEAVTVSEAPGTSHTTTPERPREIPALGPKTRSRIPASSTQALVVTGEAPDANRATAMLYTRKSPSDASGWRPASDPWPAHNGLRGWTSRHVQGDRKSPVGVYGLTDAGGLLPDPGTRFPYDQGPAFTARGTGFKGEPLAGSFDYVIAINYNREPGRTPLDWTRPLGAGRGGGIWLHVDHGGPTQGCVSLPKARMKELLRSLDPARKPVVVMGDAGALGA